A stretch of the Chitiniphilus purpureus genome encodes the following:
- a CDS encoding DMT family transporter: MPLARRTTGVVLVLISAVAFGLMPIFGTWAYRAGVDTQGLLLIRFSVAALVMLAIMRWRRAPWPRGAVLGGLAAMGAVGYAGQAFSYFSALHHANAALAALLLYLYPVVVTLLSALFLGERLRRRVWGALALACLGLLLTIGAAAQGRALGVMFGLAAALIYSCYILAGSRLVPRAGALPAASVVVIAAALALWGSTAFAQPQWPGTPGGWLATLAIALVSTVVAIFALLAGLDHLSPAEASTLSTLEPVVSVLLAAWLLAEPLTGWQWLGGIAILAAALVISLAPPARQVTRDP, encoded by the coding sequence ATGCCGCTTGCCCGCCGCACCACCGGAGTGGTCCTGGTCCTGATTTCCGCCGTCGCCTTCGGCCTGATGCCGATCTTCGGTACCTGGGCCTATCGCGCCGGCGTGGATACCCAGGGGCTGCTGCTGATCCGTTTCAGTGTGGCCGCGCTGGTGATGCTGGCGATCATGCGCTGGCGCCGGGCACCCTGGCCGCGCGGCGCGGTGCTGGGGGGCCTCGCCGCGATGGGGGCCGTGGGCTACGCCGGGCAGGCGTTCAGCTACTTCTCGGCGCTGCATCATGCCAATGCCGCGCTGGCGGCGCTGCTGCTGTACCTGTATCCGGTGGTGGTCACGCTGCTGTCGGCGCTGTTCCTGGGCGAACGGCTGCGCCGGCGGGTGTGGGGTGCGCTGGCGCTGGCCTGCCTGGGTCTGCTGCTGACCATCGGCGCGGCGGCGCAGGGACGGGCGCTGGGGGTGATGTTCGGCCTGGCGGCGGCGCTGATCTATTCGTGCTACATCCTCGCCGGCAGCCGCCTGGTGCCGCGGGCCGGGGCGCTGCCGGCCGCCAGCGTGGTGGTGATCGCCGCGGCGCTGGCGCTTTGGGGATCCACCGCGTTCGCCCAGCCGCAATGGCCTGGCACGCCGGGCGGCTGGCTGGCCACGCTGGCGATCGCGCTGGTGTCCACCGTGGTCGCCATCTTCGCCCTGCTGGCCGGGCTCGACCATCTGAGCCCTGCCGAGGCGTCCACGCTCTCCACGCTGGAGCCGGTGGTCAGCGTATTGCTGGCGGCGTGGCTGCTGGCCGAGCCGCTGACGGGTTGGCAATGGCTGGGAGGCATCGCCATCCTGGCTGCCGCCCTGGTGATCTCGCTGGCGCCGCCGGCCCGCCAGGTGACGCGTGATCCCTGA
- the nrdD gene encoding anaerobic ribonucleoside-triphosphate reductase encodes MTDLSEPTRLAAAPAAPLKDEERTPCEIWTRVMGYHRPVSAFNIGKRGEFAERLFFRER; translated from the coding sequence ATGACCGATCTGTCCGAACCCACCAGGCTGGCCGCCGCACCAGCGGCGCCGTTGAAGGACGAAGAACGCACCCCGTGCGAGATCTGGACCCGGGTGATGGGCTACCACCGCCCGGTGTCGGCCTTCAACATCGGCAAGCGCGGGGAGTTCGCCGAGCGGCTGTTCTTCCGCGAGCGCTGA
- a CDS encoding ribonucleoside triphosphate reductase: MSGHPQYVEKRDGRIVPFDATKIADALAKAGAVTGEFDEAKAAELALTAVARLPAGATPGIELIQDAVENTLLAAGLLATARAYIAYREAHRRLREDTRTVVDVADSINEYLERTDWRVNANANQGFSLGGLILNTSGKVTANYWLNHVYPSAIGEAHRSGAIHIHDLDMLCGYCAGWSLRRLLHEGFNGVPGKVEARPPRHFSAAIGQIVNFLGTLQNEWAGAQAFSSFDTYMAPLVRTDRLGYAQVKQYIQELIYNLNVPSRWGTQTPFTNLTFDWTCPEDLRGEVPYVGGEECPFTYGELQAEMDLINRAYIEVMMEGDAKGRVFTFPIPTYNITRDFDWDHPNTTRLFEMTAKYGLPYFQNFVNSELEPNMVRSMCCRLQLDLRELLKRGNGLFGSAEQTGSLGVVTLNCARIGHEFQGDEPGLFARVDHLLELGRQSLELKRKVIQRLMDAGLYPYTKRYLGTLRNHFSTLGVNGVNEMIRNFTGDREDITTSWGHAFALRLVAHIRDRITRFQEETGHLYNLEATPAEGTTYRFAREDRKRYPDILQAGTAGQPYYTNSTQLPAGFTDDPFDALTRQEALQCQYTGGTVLHLYMNEAISSSEACKQLVRRALGNFRLPYVTVTPTFSICPRHGYLSGHHPFCPKCDAELLARRAACCTD; encoded by the coding sequence ATGTCCGGGCACCCGCAGTACGTCGAGAAGCGTGATGGCCGCATCGTGCCGTTCGACGCCACCAAGATCGCCGACGCCCTTGCCAAGGCCGGCGCCGTCACCGGCGAATTCGACGAGGCGAAGGCCGCCGAACTTGCACTCACTGCCGTCGCGCGACTGCCTGCCGGCGCCACGCCTGGCATCGAGCTCATCCAGGACGCGGTCGAGAACACGTTGCTGGCTGCAGGTCTGCTGGCCACGGCACGTGCCTACATCGCCTACCGGGAGGCGCATCGGCGGCTGCGCGAAGACACGCGCACGGTGGTCGATGTGGCCGACAGCATCAACGAATATCTGGAGCGCACCGACTGGCGCGTGAATGCCAACGCCAACCAGGGTTTCAGCCTGGGTGGGCTGATCCTGAACACCAGTGGCAAGGTCACCGCCAACTACTGGCTCAACCATGTCTACCCGTCCGCCATCGGCGAAGCGCACCGCAGTGGGGCGATCCATATCCATGATCTGGACATGCTGTGCGGCTACTGTGCCGGCTGGTCGCTGCGCCGGCTGCTGCACGAAGGGTTCAACGGTGTGCCCGGCAAGGTGGAGGCCCGCCCACCGCGGCATTTCTCGGCCGCGATCGGCCAGATCGTCAATTTCCTTGGCACGTTGCAGAACGAATGGGCAGGCGCCCAGGCCTTCTCCAGTTTCGATACCTACATGGCACCGCTGGTGCGGACCGACCGGCTTGGCTATGCGCAGGTGAAGCAATACATCCAGGAACTGATCTACAACCTCAACGTGCCGAGCCGCTGGGGCACGCAGACGCCGTTCACCAACCTCACCTTCGACTGGACCTGCCCCGAGGACCTGCGTGGCGAAGTGCCCTATGTGGGCGGCGAGGAATGCCCGTTCACCTATGGCGAGCTGCAGGCCGAAATGGACCTGATCAATCGCGCCTACATCGAAGTGATGATGGAAGGCGATGCCAAGGGCCGCGTGTTCACCTTCCCGATCCCCACCTACAACATCACCCGGGATTTCGACTGGGACCACCCCAATACCACGCGCCTGTTCGAGATGACGGCCAAGTACGGGCTGCCCTACTTCCAGAACTTCGTGAACTCGGAGCTGGAGCCAAACATGGTGCGCTCGATGTGCTGCAGGCTGCAGCTCGATCTGCGCGAGCTGCTCAAGCGCGGCAACGGCCTCTTTGGCAGCGCCGAGCAGACCGGCAGCCTGGGGGTGGTGACGCTCAACTGCGCGCGCATCGGCCATGAATTCCAGGGCGACGAACCGGGCCTGTTCGCGCGGGTGGACCATCTGCTCGAACTGGGGCGGCAGTCGCTGGAGCTGAAGCGCAAGGTGATCCAGCGGCTGATGGATGCGGGCCTCTACCCATATACCAAGCGCTACCTTGGCACGCTGCGCAACCATTTCTCCACGCTGGGGGTGAACGGCGTGAACGAGATGATCCGCAACTTCACCGGCGATCGCGAGGACATCACCACCAGCTGGGGGCACGCGTTCGCGCTGCGGCTGGTCGCCCATATCCGGGATCGGATCACTCGCTTCCAGGAGGAGACGGGGCATCTGTACAACCTGGAGGCCACACCGGCCGAAGGCACCACCTACCGCTTCGCGCGCGAGGATCGCAAGCGCTATCCCGACATCCTGCAGGCCGGCACCGCCGGGCAGCCCTACTACACCAATTCCACGCAGCTGCCGGCCGGTTTCACCGACGATCCGTTCGACGCGCTGACGCGGCAGGAGGCGCTGCAATGCCAGTACACCGGCGGCACCGTGCTGCACCTGTATATGAACGAGGCCATCTCATCCAGCGAGGCGTGCAAGCAGCTGGTGCGCCGCGCGCTCGGCAATTTCCGGCTGCCGTACGTGACGGTGACGCCGACCTTCTCGATCTGTCCCAGACATGGATACCTGTCGGGCCACCATCCGTTCTGCCCCAAGTGCGATGCCGAATTGCTGGCGCGCCGCGCCGCCTGCTGCACCGACTGA